The following coding sequences lie in one Phyllopteryx taeniolatus isolate TA_2022b chromosome 4, UOR_Ptae_1.2, whole genome shotgun sequence genomic window:
- the si:ch73-109d9.3 gene encoding zinc finger and SCAN domain-containing protein 2 isoform X2, with product METVMKTAMYKVTQLVEEGFLEEVKRRNQELETLRMKLECAEMKLSDHGLIERKKDGTFVDIASDGDGSTSEERLGESHVDLFMSCGEKKESDSTERWTGSQICEIEAEADEAPAILNPENDTRTIEHADGMPSVDVKEEVNEEGCDSHGVSVMIEAHPGDSQETAKGDVLLRKETEKDLQISNVYNFPDGLGTSDKTTDLSVGMDTGWAGLTLHHQRVGSDWESDPAKNNCSLQQAKNELGDFVTEDGRSHVNTSRDQLSTCKIPDSLSVPIKQEVFMDSGGGGDMKNVRKMASTTSGITSFSCAVKKNPNSHKTEMQEGMKLHSNHAECDKLQAPMKRFSRPLKKPPPTPLNSTPASSRTHSQTLNLNTLNRIPSSSKTTPPTALVVQRDHFANKLTTTLWVTNSSQTPSTNSQHAYLLSHPDCPPVFSHSLRCGQCGKCFPHPNNLKAHLQTHTGERPFCCSLCGRSFTKLSNLKAHRRVHTGERPYCCLACGKRFTQKCNLKRHQRIHVDG from the exons ATGGAGACTGTGATGAAGACCGCCATGTATAAAGTCACACAGCTGGTCGAAGAAGGATTTTTGGAAGAAGTCAAGCGCAGGAACCAGGAGTTGGAGACCCTGAGGATGAAGTTGGAATGTGCTGAGATGAAATTAAGTGATCATGGTTTGATCGAACGAAAAAAAGATGGCACGTTTGTTGATATTGCAAGTGATGGCGATGGCAGCACTTCAGAAGAAAGGCTTGGAGAGTCTCATGTTG atctTTTTATGTCCTGTGGTGAGAAAAAGGAAAGTGACTCTACTGAAAGATGGACAGGCAGTCAAATATGTGAAATAGAAGCAGAGGCAGATGAAGCCCCAGCCATTCTCAACCCAGAGAACGACACACGA ACAATTGAACATGCTGATGGGATGCCAAGTGTCGATGTGAAGGAAGAAGTCA ATGAAGAGGGTTGTGATTCTCACGGTGTAAGTGTGATGATAGAAGCACATCCAGGCGATAGCCAAGAAACAGCTAAAGGCGATGTGTTATTAAGgaaagagacagagaaagaCCTCCAGATATCAAATGTATACAACTTTCCTGACGGCCTGGGGACCTCAGACAAAACTACAGATCTGTCTGTGGGAATGGACACTGGCTGGGCAGGCCTCACGCTTCATCATCAGAGAGTTGGATCTGACTGGGAGAGTGAtcctgccaaaaacaattgttcTTTACAGCAAGCAAAGAATGAGCTGGGAGACTTTGTTACAGAAGATGGTAGGAGTCATGTTAATACAAGCAGAGATCAGCTATCTACCTGCAAAATTCCTGACTCACTAAGTGTTCCAATTAAGCAGGAGGTTTTCATGGAttcaggtggtggtggtgacatGAAGAATGTCAGAAAAATGGCTTCGACAACGTCAGGAATTACATCGTTCTCatgtgcagtaaaaaaaaatccaaattcccATAAAACTGAAATGCAGGAAGGGATGAAGCTGCATTCTAACCATGCCGAATGTGACAAGCTGCAGGCTCCGATGAAACGCTTCAGCCGACCTTTAAAAAAGCCTCCTCCCACACCGTTAAACAGCACACCAGCCTCATCTCGAACTCACTCTCAGACTTTAAACTTAAATACCTTAAACAGAATTCCCTCCTCATCTAAAACTACGCCCCCAACTGCACTTGTAGTCCAGCGAGATCACTTTGCAAACAAATTAACCACCACGCTATGGGTTACCAACAGCTCGCAGACTCCGTCTACTAACTCCCAACATGCATATCTTTTATCCCATCCAGACTGTCCACCTGTGTTCAGTCACTCCCTGCGGTGTGGCCAGTGTGGTAAATGTTTCCCCCATCCTAACAACCTTAAGGCCCACCTGCAGACTCACACAGGCGAGAGACCTTTCTGCTGCTCTCTATGTGGTCGCAGCTTCACCAAGCTGAGCAACCTCAAAGCCCATCGGAGAGTCCACACTGGAGAGCGACCATACTGCTGCTTGGCCTGCGGTAAACGGTTCACACAGAAATGTAACCTGAAACGCCATCAGAGGATACATGTTGACGGATGA
- the si:ch73-109d9.3 gene encoding zinc finger and SCAN domain-containing protein 2 isoform X1 encodes MSDLETLTVTFQAQLLDVMETVMKTAMYKVTQLVEEGFLEEVKRRNQELETLRMKLECAEMKLSDHGLIERKKDGTFVDIASDGDGSTSEERLGESHVDLFMSCGEKKESDSTERWTGSQICEIEAEADEAPAILNPENDTRTIEHADGMPSVDVKEEVNEEGCDSHGVSVMIEAHPGDSQETAKGDVLLRKETEKDLQISNVYNFPDGLGTSDKTTDLSVGMDTGWAGLTLHHQRVGSDWESDPAKNNCSLQQAKNELGDFVTEDGRSHVNTSRDQLSTCKIPDSLSVPIKQEVFMDSGGGGDMKNVRKMASTTSGITSFSCAVKKNPNSHKTEMQEGMKLHSNHAECDKLQAPMKRFSRPLKKPPPTPLNSTPASSRTHSQTLNLNTLNRIPSSSKTTPPTALVVQRDHFANKLTTTLWVTNSSQTPSTNSQHAYLLSHPDCPPVFSHSLRCGQCGKCFPHPNNLKAHLQTHTGERPFCCSLCGRSFTKLSNLKAHRRVHTGERPYCCLACGKRFTQKCNLKRHQRIHVDG; translated from the exons ATGTCAGACTTGGAGACCCTCACTGTCACTTTCCAGGCGCAGCTTCTCGACGTGATGGAGACTGTGATGAAGACCGCCATGTATAAAGTCACACAGCTGGTCGAAGAAGGATTTTTGGAAGAAGTCAAGCGCAGGAACCAGGAGTTGGAGACCCTGAGGATGAAGTTGGAATGTGCTGAGATGAAATTAAGTGATCATGGTTTGATCGAACGAAAAAAAGATGGCACGTTTGTTGATATTGCAAGTGATGGCGATGGCAGCACTTCAGAAGAAAGGCTTGGAGAGTCTCATGTTG atctTTTTATGTCCTGTGGTGAGAAAAAGGAAAGTGACTCTACTGAAAGATGGACAGGCAGTCAAATATGTGAAATAGAAGCAGAGGCAGATGAAGCCCCAGCCATTCTCAACCCAGAGAACGACACACGA ACAATTGAACATGCTGATGGGATGCCAAGTGTCGATGTGAAGGAAGAAGTCA ATGAAGAGGGTTGTGATTCTCACGGTGTAAGTGTGATGATAGAAGCACATCCAGGCGATAGCCAAGAAACAGCTAAAGGCGATGTGTTATTAAGgaaagagacagagaaagaCCTCCAGATATCAAATGTATACAACTTTCCTGACGGCCTGGGGACCTCAGACAAAACTACAGATCTGTCTGTGGGAATGGACACTGGCTGGGCAGGCCTCACGCTTCATCATCAGAGAGTTGGATCTGACTGGGAGAGTGAtcctgccaaaaacaattgttcTTTACAGCAAGCAAAGAATGAGCTGGGAGACTTTGTTACAGAAGATGGTAGGAGTCATGTTAATACAAGCAGAGATCAGCTATCTACCTGCAAAATTCCTGACTCACTAAGTGTTCCAATTAAGCAGGAGGTTTTCATGGAttcaggtggtggtggtgacatGAAGAATGTCAGAAAAATGGCTTCGACAACGTCAGGAATTACATCGTTCTCatgtgcagtaaaaaaaaatccaaattcccATAAAACTGAAATGCAGGAAGGGATGAAGCTGCATTCTAACCATGCCGAATGTGACAAGCTGCAGGCTCCGATGAAACGCTTCAGCCGACCTTTAAAAAAGCCTCCTCCCACACCGTTAAACAGCACACCAGCCTCATCTCGAACTCACTCTCAGACTTTAAACTTAAATACCTTAAACAGAATTCCCTCCTCATCTAAAACTACGCCCCCAACTGCACTTGTAGTCCAGCGAGATCACTTTGCAAACAAATTAACCACCACGCTATGGGTTACCAACAGCTCGCAGACTCCGTCTACTAACTCCCAACATGCATATCTTTTATCCCATCCAGACTGTCCACCTGTGTTCAGTCACTCCCTGCGGTGTGGCCAGTGTGGTAAATGTTTCCCCCATCCTAACAACCTTAAGGCCCACCTGCAGACTCACACAGGCGAGAGACCTTTCTGCTGCTCTCTATGTGGTCGCAGCTTCACCAAGCTGAGCAACCTCAAAGCCCATCGGAGAGTCCACACTGGAGAGCGACCATACTGCTGCTTGGCCTGCGGTAAACGGTTCACACAGAAATGTAACCTGAAACGCCATCAGAGGATACATGTTGACGGATGA
- the si:ch73-109d9.2 gene encoding zinc finger protein 271, which produces MADPLGTFQSQLSRVMETVFKAAMYEITRLVEDSFMEEVTRCREQVESLKRRLKWSESRRKEVRDEDELRWADYERLEMFNEEKPKALQSDLTLKQENGLQEHMNSHKGTDEQTSSSEMEAHSGLKASQSSYVQTLDRLLKEETLHLTTEAKVSEDLDETECSQLPGPSKHSRFQRFPKSHCKAGLDQRLQSAHNVDSGDQSEPLLQNRNVTKDSGDFKKTDYGVTSMMYNLDELQGSSSQLSNDLTYMSHYEGNTETLEEAKDQTFQTVEPRLNKGTAGSDAGSPTRTNTDLIEFSCLLINEEGYILNQNQSLVSPAHASSNSGGRLSFQEQGIHIDKSLDSPADMYEPSNVYHACDTTHLSGRLQVQTAGKGSRRHICNQCSLSFPDSAALKAHRQTHRNIGQGPPYSCEHCGKTFTQACNLKVHQKIHSGQGLHLCSQCGKGFPCLKDLKTHKCGQTGNKPYGCTVCGNKFSRLWNLKLHQRIHTQEKPHQCTTCNKCFTRADILKVHQRTHTGERPYGCTVCGLTFKRLDHLKSHQRKHLTDQ; this is translated from the exons ATGGCAGACCCACTTGGAACATTTCAGTCCCAACTTTCAAGGGTAATGGAAACCGTGTTCAAAGCTGCCATGTATGAGATCACTAGACTTGTGGAGGACAGTTTTATGGAGGAGGTAACACGCTGTCGGGAGCAAGTTGAGTCTttaaagaggagactgaagtgGTCCGAGAGCCGACGCAAAGAGGTGCGCGACGAAGATGAGCTGAGGTGGGCTGACTACGAAAGACTCGAGATGTTCAACGAAGAGAAACCGAAAGCGCTTCAATCAG ATTTAACTCTAAAGCAAGAGAATGGACTGCAGGAACATATGAATAGCCACAAAGGAACTGATGAACAAACATCTAGTTCTGAAATGGAGGCCCACAGTGGCCTGAAGGCATCACAG tcctCGTATGTGCAAACTCTAGACAGACTGCTCAAGGAGGAAACCCTTCACCTAACAACAGAAGCCAAGGTGTCTGAGGATTTAGATG aAACTGAGTGCTCACAACTCCCGGGACCAAGTAAGCACTCTAGATTCCAGAGATTTCCAAAGTCTCACTGTAAAGCTGGCTTGGACCAGAGGCTGCAATCAGCACACAATGTTGACTCTGGTGATCAATCTGAACCACTTTTGCAGAACAGGAATGTCACGAAAGACTCAGGTGACTTTAAAAAGACTGACTATGGAGTCACTAGCATGATGTACAATTTGGATGAATTACAAGGATCCTCATCACAGCTGAGCAATGACCTGACTTATATGAGCCACTATGAAGGCAACACAGAAACACTAGAGGAGGCTAAGGATCAAACTTTCCAAACAGTTGAACCAAGACTTAACAAGGGAACAGCGGGGTCAGATGCAGGGTCACCCACAAGGACTAACACAGATTTAATAGAGTTTAGTTGTTTATTGATCAATGAGGAAGGATACATTCTGAATCAAAACCAGAGCCTCGTGTCCCCTGCACATGCTTCGAGTAATTCAGGTGGCAGACTGAGCTTCCAGGAACAAGGCATTCACATTGACAAATCTTTGGACAGTCCGGCAGATATGTACGAGCCCTCAAATGTATACCATGCTTGTGATACTACACATCTTAGTGGGCGACTTCAGGTTCAGACAGCAGGAAAAGGAAGTAGGAGGCACATTTGTAACCAGTGCTCTCTGTCCTTTCCTGATTCTGCTGCTCTTAAGGCCCACAGgcaaacacacagaaatattGGGCAAGGGCCACCATACTCCTGTGAGCATTGTGGAAAAACATTCACTCAAGCCTGTAACCTCAAAGTCCACCAGAAGATCCATTCAGGGCAAGGGCTTCATCTCTGCAGCCAATGCGGTAAAGGTTTCCCCTGTTTGAAAGACCTGAAGACTCACAAGTGTGGCCAGACCGGCAACAAACCGTATGGTTGCACTGTATGTGGTAACAAATTCAGCCGTCTTTGGAACCTGAAGTTGCACCAGAGAATCCACACGCAGGAAAAACCTCATCAGTGCACCACATGTAATAAGTGTTTCACACGTGCTGACATCTTAAAAGTGCACCAACGTACCCACACAGGAGAAAGACCGTACGGTTGCACCGTGTGTGGGCTCACTTTTAAACGCCTAGATCATCTGAAATCACATCAACGCAAACATCTAACAGATCAGTGA